A single window of Triplophysa rosa linkage group LG20, Trosa_1v2, whole genome shotgun sequence DNA harbors:
- the gpr25 gene encoding probable G-protein coupled receptor 25 has protein sequence MASNTEMALFDVTVSSADDYTFHDHDIAMNSTEIYDYVDPFENDPLPLSHIYIPVLYFIMFFAGFTGNLFVILVIGYRRKHNGRLVDTFVLNLAFADLVFVLNLPLWAVSASHHFEWPFGEAMCKISSFIIAVNRFSNIIFLTCMSVDRYLAVVRLMDSQFLRSSYCVQITCGIVWIISFLLGIPSLVYRKMMDDRLCSEDSTSSFVQGMNLLTIILTFLLPVVILGLCYGSILVNLRRHCQSAANSRAGARRRHSLKIVFTIISAFLISWLPFNVFKSIHVFLLISAGEVSEDVRVLLYNGITLSCCLAFLNSCVNPAIYLFLDQHFKHRAYVLCLTCLGQGDTHQSYISSNSFSNGTTESYSRNTSTRGRLFSLTQKN, from the coding sequence ATGGCAAGCAACACAGAGATGGCACTCTTTGATGTTACAGTGAGCTCTGCAGACGATTACACCTTCCATGATCATGATATTGCAATGAACTCAACAGAAATCTACGACTACGTTGATCCCTTCGAAAACGACCCGCTGCCCTTGTCCCATATCTACATTCCTGTGCTGTACTTCATCATGTTCTTCGCTGGCTTCACTGGGAATCTCTTTGTCATTTTGGTCATAGGCTACCGCCGCAAGCATAACGGACGTCTTGTGGACACTTTTGTACTGAACCTGGCATTCGCTGATCTTGTATTTGTCCTGAACTTGCCGCTGTGGGCCGTCTCCGCAAGCCATCATTTTGAGTGGCCCTTTGGAGAAGCCATGTGCAAGATCAGCAGCTTCATCATCGCTGTCAATCGCTTTTCCAACATCATCTTTCTCACGTGCATGAGCGTGGATCGCTATCTGGCTGTCGTGCGGTTAATGGACTCGCAATTCCTCAGAAGTAGCTACTGTGTGCAGATCACCTGTGGCATCGTGTGGATCATTTCTTTTCTCCTGGGAATACCATCTTTGGTATACCGTAAAATGATGGACGATCGGCTGTGTTCGGAGGATTCAACGTCCTCTTTTGTGCAAGGAATGAACCTTCTCACCATAATTCTAACGTTCCTGCTACCTGTTGTGATTCTGGGCCTTTGTTATGGGTCAATTCTGGTAAACCTGCGGCGTCACTGTCAGTCTGCCGCAAACTCGCGTGCAGGAGCCAGACGACGCCACTCCCTCAAGATCGTGTTCACTATCATTTCAGCCTTTCTGATCTCTTGGCTTCCATTCAATGTGTTTAAGAGTATCCACGTTTTTTTACTGATAAGCGCAGGAGAGGTTAGTGAGGATGTTAGAGTCCTCTTATATAATGGAATCACATTGTCCTGCTGTCTGGCATTTCTCAACAGCTGTGTAAATCCAGCCATCTACTTGTTCCTGGATCAGCATTTCAAGCACAGAGCTTACGTACTGTGTCTGACTTGCCTGGGTCAAGGTGATACGCATCAAAGCTATATCTCCTCAAATTCTTTCTCTAATGGCACCACTGAGAGTTACTCTAGAAATACATCTACCCGTGGACGCCTTTTCTCACTTACTCAAAAGAACTga